The proteins below are encoded in one region of Silene latifolia isolate original U9 population chromosome 2, ASM4854445v1, whole genome shotgun sequence:
- the LOC141641221 gene encoding cytochrome P450 CYP736A12-like, whose translation MVGTFPHRSFQTLAKKYGPIMYLELGSRPVIVVSSPEMGERLLRNHDVLSASRPVSDVSHDLSYGLKGFTFTPYGAYWQNVRKLCVMEVLSATKIRTFEWLRKEEIGKLVSSLRDSSNISEAVDIGESVGGVLEELIYRMLYGSPKRDLALRPVILETLRLSGTLNISDYLTFLAPFDPQGLKRRIKKLMVIIDDVLEKIISMHEDESKSEERTHRDIVDVLLSIMKNNNEHHPSNGPLNEIKKENIKAILFDLVVPAIDSATNLVKWSLASLIKKPTKNEEITR comes from the exons ATGGTAGGAACTTTCCCACATAGAAGCTTCCAAACCTTGGCAAAAAAATATGGTCCTATTATGTACCTAGAGTTAGGTTCCAGGCCAGTTATTGTGGTATCATCACCCGAAATGGGGGAACGCCTTCTTCGAAACCATGATGTGCTTTCTGCATCGAGGCCTGTTTCCGACGTATCTCATGATCTTTCATATGGCTTAAAGGGGTTCACATTTACCCCATATGGCGCATATTGGCAAAATGTGAGAAAATTGTGTGTGATGGAGGTTTTAAGTGCCACAAAAATAAGGACATTTGAGTGGTTGAGGAAGGAGGAAATTGGGAAACTAGTGAGTTCTCTGAGGGATTCTTCAAATATCAGTGAAGCTGTTGATATCGGAGAGAGTGTTGGTGGTGTTTTAGAGGAGTTGATTTATCGAATGTTGTATGGAAGCCCTAAACGTGACTTGGCCCTTAGGCCGGTTATTCTCGAGACTTTGAGACTTTCCGGAACCCTAAATATTTCCGACTATTTAACTTTCCTTGCACCCTTTGATCCACAG GGACTGAAACGGCGCATCAAAAAGCTTATGGTAATTATAGACGATGTACTAGAGAAAATTATCAGCATGCATGAAGATGAATCGAAGAGCGAAGAACGAACTCACAGGGATATAGTAGATGTTCTATTGTCAATAATGAAGAACAATAATGAGCACCACCCTAGTAATGGGCCGTTAAATGAAATTAAAAAGGAAAATATCAAAGCTATCTTATTCGATCTGGTTGTACCAGCAATAGATAGTGCTACAAACCTAGTAAAATGGTCACTTGCTTCCCTCATAAAAAAACCCACAAAAAATGAAGAAATTACAAGATGA
- the LOC141641222 gene encoding cytochrome P450 CYP736A12-like: protein MVIKETFRLYPIVFAPHEARQDISFDGYKIPKGSQIFLNLWAIGRDPTIWSDNCNEFYPEKFLNDDIDTISGRDFRLAPFGFGRRRCRGSMLGLLNVKVLLSQLVHSFDWEMPHGNSPQDFDMTEKFWLVMSMVNDLVLIPKYSFNHENKIELK from the coding sequence ATGGTTATCAAGGAAACATTTAGGTTATACCCCATTGTATTTGCACCACATGAAGCTCGACAAGATATTTCATTCGATGGTTACAAAATTCCTAAAGGTTCCCAAATATTTTTAAATTTATGGGCAATTGGTAGAGACCCTACTATATGGTCTGATAATTGTAATGAGTTTTATCCTGAGAAGTTCTTAAATGATGATATTGATACAATTAGTGGCCGAGATTTCCGTCTCGCACCGTTTGGCTTTGGCCGGAGGAGGTGCCGTGGAAGTATGCTTGGTTTGCTTAATGTCAAAGTATTGTTATCTCAATTGGTTCATTCCTTTGATTGGGAAATGCCTCATGGTAACTCTCCTCAAGATTTTGACATGACCGAGAAGTTTTGGCTTGTTATGTCTATGGTTAATGATTTGGTGCTCATCCCTAAATATAGTTTTAATCATGAGAACAAGATTGAGCTCAAGTGA